GCCACCGTGGCCTCCCAGTTGACCGCCATGTACGCCTGTCCGAGCTGCTCGGTGACCCACGGGCCGACCATGTGCACCCCGAGGATGCGCCCGGCCTCGCCGTCGGGGCCCTTCTCGGCGATGACCTTCACGAGGCCGTCGGTGTCGCCGATGATCTTGGCCCGGCCGTTGCCGATGTAGCGGTGCTTGGAGACGACGACGTCGTAGCCGGCCTCCTTGGCGGCCTCCTCGCTGTAGCCGGCGAAGGCGACCTCGGGGTGGCAGTAGATGCACCAGGGCAGGCGGGCGTAGTCGACGGGCTGGGGGTCCTCGCCGAGGATGTCGCGGATGGCCACCATGCCCTCCGCGAAGCCGATGTGCGCGAGCTGGGCGGTGGGGACGATGTCGCCGACGGCCCACACGCCGTCGACCGAGGTGCGGCAGTTCTCGTCGACCTCGATGAAGCCGCGGTCGTCGACGGAGACGCCGGTCTGGTCGAGGCCGAGGAGGTCGGTGAACGGCCGGCGGCCGACGGACACGACGACCATGTCGGTCTCGATGTCCTCGCCGCCGTCGACGTGGACGGTGGTGCCCCGCTCGCCCGGCGTGTGACCCGTGACCTGGACGCCGGTCTCCACGGTGATGCCGCGCTTCTTGAACGAGCGCTCGACGATCTGGGCGGCGTCCTTGTCGACCCCGGGGAGGATCTTCGGCAGGGCCTCGAGGATGGTGACCTCCGTGCCGAGGTCGGACATCATCGACGCGAACTCGCAGCCGATGGCGCCACCGCCGATGACGACGGCCCGCTCGGGCAGCTCCCGGAGCGAGAGGAGCTCGTCGGAGGTGACGACGAGGGTGCCGTCGACGTCGAAGCCCGGGATGGTGCGGACCGCGGAGCCGGCGGCGAGGATGACGGCGTCGCCGGTGATCGAGACGTCGCCCGACTCTCCCCCACTGACGTGGACGGTGCGGTGGTCGGCGTCGAGGCGGCCCGTGCCGTCGAGGACCGTGACCTTGCGCCCCTTCAGCAGGCCCTTGAGGCCGTCGACGAGCTGGTCGATGACCCCTTGCTTGCGGTCCTGGGTGACGCCGAAGTCGAGGCCGGGAGCGTCGGCCAGGACGCCGAACTCCTTGGCGTGGCTGACCGTGCGGTGGACCGCGGCGGTCTCGAGGAGCTCCTTCGCGGGGATGCAGCCGACGTGGAGGCAGGTGCCGCCGATGCGCTGCCGCTCGATCATGGCCACGTTGAGGCCAGCCGAGGCGCCGTAGAGGGCCGAGGCGTACCCGCCCGGGCCTCCACCGATCACGACCACGTCGAAGTGCGTGTCGGTGCTCGCAGGTGCAGGGTTCTCGGCCGTCGGGACCACCTCCAGATGTCGTTCCCGGTCGACTCTATCGTCGGCCCCGACGCCCTTCGCCCTGGTCAGCGAGGCTCGCGACGACCTCAGGTGGCGAGGAGCACCTGGACCGTGAAGGCCACGAGGATGGCCATGCCGCACAGCAGGGCGGCGAGGATGAGTCGACGGGTGCTCACCCCGCCAGGTTACGGCGCGCCGCGACTCCCGCCGGACCGGCGTGCAGCAACGTGCCCGCCGAGCATTGCGCGCTCCTCGCAGCTGAGGTTAGGGTGTCCTACCGCCGCACGCCCTCGCCATGGAGCGCTCCACGCCCGTGATCGTCTGCCACTGCCACGCCGTCAACGACGCCACCGTGCTCGACGCCATCGCCGGCGGCGCCGGCGACGTCGCGGCCGTGGGCCGGGCGTGTCGAGCCGGCACGGGCTGCGGCGGGTGCCACGAGACGCTCGCCCGGT
This portion of the Actinomarinicola tropica genome encodes:
- the lpdA gene encoding dihydrolipoyl dehydrogenase; its protein translation is MVPTAENPAPASTDTHFDVVVIGGGPGGYASALYGASAGLNVAMIERQRIGGTCLHVGCIPAKELLETAAVHRTVSHAKEFGVLADAPGLDFGVTQDRKQGVIDQLVDGLKGLLKGRKVTVLDGTGRLDADHRTVHVSGGESGDVSITGDAVILAAGSAVRTIPGFDVDGTLVVTSDELLSLRELPERAVVIGGGAIGCEFASMMSDLGTEVTILEALPKILPGVDKDAAQIVERSFKKRGITVETGVQVTGHTPGERGTTVHVDGGEDIETDMVVVSVGRRPFTDLLGLDQTGVSVDDRGFIEVDENCRTSVDGVWAVGDIVPTAQLAHIGFAEGMVAIRDILGEDPQPVDYARLPWCIYCHPEVAFAGYSEEAAKEAGYDVVVSKHRYIGNGRAKIIGDTDGLVKVIAEKGPDGEAGRILGVHMVGPWVTEQLGQAYMAVNWEATVAEAAAFIQPHPTLSENLGETLMALTGRSLH
- a CDS encoding (2Fe-2S)-binding protein translates to MERSTPVIVCHCHAVNDATVLDAIAGGAGDVAAVGRACRAGTGCGGCHETLARLLDAAAAVEEAFVDEVVVEVRPSPARPVREAARR